The genome window tgtagaataaaacataagaaataaaaatataaacaattttttatgacaggcaaaatttttcatatacaGGATATATcaccatatatatactcaCACATCctgataatatattagtcaaaaaatgtaatgaTTTTCCCTCATGTGGTTCCAAACAGGtatggatatattttttttaatgtatagaaaatataatcgaaaaatatattgctcatattaattgtatatatatttattaatatatttatataagtGTTATTAAACTGaaataatggaaaaaataaactagtcaaattgtattattcataattatatcattatttagTAGCAAGCtaaaattttgatatatattttttgttctaAAAATTTGTTCACGTTATAGATAATACACCTTAGTACATAATATTAGCAAGTAGTAATGcctatacatatatatttatatagtgGTATTAAATGACTTGGCTTTTAATTATAgtgttattataataatgggaaaaaatacataatatataataaaaaaatattaacatgTTTTCCCTTATGTAATcaatcatttatttttaaaaaatataattgaaaatcatgataatgtaataaatgcatttatatattactgtaatataatatgtaaaaaaaataaaataatattgatgtAACACGCCATAATATagcaaaataataaaaaaaaatatttcaaatatcAATATGTACTATAAAAAACAGACCAataatttctttaaaataaattacatTCAAATTTGTATAGAATAATAACTTATGtttattgtatataaatagattgaagtataaaaaatactatatgcatataataatataatgaacaaataaataatatatatcatacaTAACAAGTTTCCCTCTTTGTTTTTATGAACATTCATATCTTACATTAGAAATATAAgagttaaaaaataaacatagtCCTATTCGAAGTGgaatcaaataatatttaggaagaataaaataagataaacaaaaacacacatataattatatagcACAGTCGTTATACGAAAATgagaaataatattttaagaaagtttattacaaatagtaaaaatgtaaaaagcTGTAATGTATTAAAAAGAAGATATTTTGTTAGTATTCTCTCAAATAATGGAatgaattataaatataacaatttatataatgttaataattattttataaggGGTCACGGacaaaataatactaaatatttttcaacaGAAAAAGAAGAATTAAGTTCATATACTAAGGAGCAGATTGAAGAAAAAGTTTTGAATgttctaaaaaaatatatatcagcTGATGCggaaattaattataatgaagatttagaaaaaaataaaaccaAAGATAATAGAGCATGGGATTTTTTAGATACTGTGGAATTTTTAATAGATGTaatttgttcatataacatgcatatatgtgAGAATGTTTCAGTTTATTGTATAATTCGTAAAAGTGCTTAAGGCTTTgtacatatacatatgtagAGTGAAATTTATGTTTATGTACATGAAAATACTTTGTAGCTTAAACTTGAAATACCATAATTTTGCTACACATATGAAAGGGTTtgtgtacatatattatatttatcaatttGTTATTctcatctttttttttctcccTTTTTCACAGATTGAATCTGAATTCAACATCACAATACCAGATGAAACAGCTGACGGTATAAAAACAGTACAAGAAGTAATAGATTATTTGGttcaattaaatattaagaaggcttaattatattcctatatactatatactatattttaaataatagaTAGCAGCAATATAATTCTAAtggattttttaaattaattttctacaaacatataattttgcaATTAATAATCAAGTATATgatacattttttcattttattttttattcgtAACTGAAATTCTTATAATTATGCATTTTGTTTTCCTATGAAGATTAAATCTTTGATcatgtaaaatatatagttacacatataatatgcttatataaaaacaaaacataaatattttatttttttataaaataaacttCTTGGTTTTGTCTCTCTTAGGGGCTTTGtaacaattattatttcttaaattaattttaatttaataaatcttTAATTATTGGGTATTACACATATGTTCCTCCTTCAAACTCacttattaaaattgtatactataaaagatattcctatttatagatttatattaacatattGCGACTtcaaatttaaaatgttacacatttttcttataattttattccaTCCGTTTTTCTATAGTtcttaaatataaaaatgtattcaAAGAGTAAACTGATTGCTATGTGTGCAAAACAGCAAGATATCATAGttcatattaaaaaaataccacaaaaaaatattattatattataatttaagtggcataagaaaaatttttgttttattattgttagaAATTAAGGCgttttaataaatacaaatatttcttCGTGTGTACACAGGGCAcctattaaataataaaatagtattTTTAACTAAAAGTAATGCTAAATTAGTAttttagaaatataaaatgtagCGTGCTCGttttgttttcatttaCACCCGTAAATATTGTTCCATTGTTTTTAacattcataaaaaaaatataaatactgaacaaaataatataacaaatagATTCCTACAAGTAATGTACTACAAAAGAAATAACTTTCATGCGtttttaattatacatattaagCCTGCTTCACAATggttttaaaatttgtgagaatgaaaaattaaatataaaaaaatgaaaaaaatatattattcctTAAAACgttgattttttatatattcaataGTAATATAATGTAATTTAAATCAACA of Plasmodium berghei ANKA genome assembly, chromosome: 6 contains these proteins:
- a CDS encoding acyl carrier protein, mitochondrial, putative, which codes for MRNNILRKFITNSKNVKSCNVLKRRYFVSILSNNGMNYKYNNLYNVNNYFIRGHGQNNTKYFSTEKEELSSYTKEQIEEKVLNVLKKYISADAEINYNEDLEKNKTKDNRAWDFLDTVEFLIDIESEFNITIPDETADGIKTVQEVIDYLVQLNIKKA